The Streptomyces tubercidicus DNA segment GGATCATTGCGGCTCGTCGCCCTCGTCACCACCCCCACCCGGCCGGGTCATCCCGTAATGGCGGTACAGCTCGGCCTCCTCGGAGGGGTCGAGATGGCCATTGGCGTCGATCCTCGGCGCCGCCTTGATGGTCGCCTTGGCGTGCGGAACATGCAGTTCATCGCCGGACCGCTGGGCACCGGCGAGCGGGATGAAGGTCTCCTTCATGCCGAACAGCCCGGTACGCACCGTGACCCACTCGGGCTCGTTGGTGGCATCGTCCCGGTAGACCTGCTGGACCTTGCCGACCTTGGTGCCCTCCGCATCGACCACATGCAAACCGGTCAGGCTCTGCGGGGCATCACCCAGGGGTGCATTCATGGCGTCTCTCCTTCCGCACGCACCGGCGGGGGCACGCACAGTTCCCATTGCGCGCCGCGAACATCTCCGCTGCGAATCGGGCGGACCGGCAGCCGACGGCACCGGCGGCCCCAGGACGGTGCCGACGGCCCCCGCGCCCCCACCCCCGGATACGCCATTCGGGTGAATGCCCGAGCGGCGAGCCCTCCCCGGACGCCCGCTCGCCGACCGCGACAGCCGCCGTACGATGCGGGCACGCAAACGGGCCCGGCCCCCGCGCGAAGCGGAGCCGGGCCCGTTGGCCTGCGAAGACCTGGCGGTCAGTCGCCGAGGTTCACCGCACGCACCGAGGTCGCGCCGATCTCCTCGGCGATCTCGCTGAGCACGTTCGGCGGAATCGTGTCGTCGACGGTCAGCGCGACCAGCGCCTCACCACCGACATCGGCCCGCGAGACCTGCATATTGCCGATGTTGATGCCCGCCTCGCCCAGGATCTTGCCGACGGTGCCGACGACACCGGGGCGGTCGCTGTAGCGCAGGAACGCCATGTGATCGGCGAGCGACAGGTCGACGGAGTGCTCACCGACCGCGACGATCTTCTGGATGTTCTTGTGGCCGGCCAGGGTGCCGGAGATCGACACCTCGTCGCCGCCCGCGAGGGTGCCGCGCACGGTCACCACATTGCGGTGCTCGGGCGACTCGCTGCTGGTCGTCAGCCGCACCTCCACCCCGCGCTCCTGCGCGAACAGCGGAGCGTTGACGTAGGACACCGTCTCGTCCACGACGTCCTCGAACACGCCCTTGAGCGCGGAGAGTTCGAGCACCTTGACGTCATGCTGGGTGATCTCGCCGTACACCTCGACATCGAGGCGCATGGCGACCTCACCGGCCAGCGCGGTGAAGATCCGGCCGAGCCGCTCGGCCAGCGGCAGTCCCGGCTTGACGTCCTCGGCGATCACTCCGCCCTGGACGTTGACCGCGTCCGGCACCAGCTCGCCGGCCAGCGCCAGCCGCACCGACCTGGCGACCGCGATACCGGCCTTCTCCTGCGCCTCACCCGTCGACGCACCGAGGTGCGGGGTGGCGACGACCTGGTCGAACTCGAAGAGCGGGGAGTCCGTGCAGGGCTCGACGGCGTAGACGTCCAGGCCCGCGCCGGCCACCCGGCCCTCCTTCAGCGCGCTGGCCAGCGCCGCCTCGTCGACGATCCCGCCCCGCGCGGCATTGACGATCCGGACCGAGGGCTTGACCTTGTGCAGCGCCTCGTTCCCGATGAGGCCGACGGTCTCCGGCGTCTTGGGGAGGTGCACGGTGATGAAGTCCGAGACCTGGAGCAGCTCATCGAGGGTCAGCAGCTTGACGCCCATCTGCGCGGCACGGGCCGGCTGGACGTAGGGGTCGTAGGCGACGACCTTCATGCCGAACGCCGACATCCGCTGGGCGACCAGCACGCCGATCCGGCCGAGGCCGACCACACCGAGGGTCTTCTCGCTGAGCTCGACGCCGGTGTACTTGCTGCGCTTCCACTCGCCGTTCTTCAGGGCGGTGTTCGCCTGGGGGATGTTGCGGGCCGTGGCGACCAGCAGACCGCAGGCCAGCTCGGCGGCGGTGACGATATTGGAGGTCGGGGCGTTGACGACCATCACGCCGGCCTTGGTGGCGGCGGAGACATCGACATTGTCCAGGCCCACGCCCGCGCGGGCGACGACCCGCAGCTTCCTGGCGGCGGCGATGGCCTCGGCGTCGATCTTCGTCGCGCTGCGCACGAGGACGGCGTCGACATCGGCGATGGCGGGGAGCAGCTCGGCACGGTCAGCGCCGTTGCAGTGCCGGATCTCGAAGTCCGGGCCGAGGGCGTCGACGGTGGCGGGCGACAGCTCTTCGGCGATCAGTACGACAGGTTTCGAGCTCACGTGGTCTTCAGTCCTCACTAGTCCTTCGCGGACGGCCGTCCCGACGGCCGAAGGCGGTGAAGGGGGCATGCCGCGTGGAAGACGCACGACGCTGTGAGCCTGACGCGCTTGTGCTTGGCAGTGTAGTGGCGGTGCGGGGCGTGTCCTGTGCCGTTGCGGAAGGATCACCCGTGCGGGCTTCTACGCGGCGGACAAGGCGCCGGGGGCGCCATGGACGAGGGGGCCGCAGCATCCGCCGCGACCCCCTGTCCCCTGGCTTACGCCTCGTCGTCCACCCAGCTCATCAGCTTGCGGAGCTTCTTGCCCGTGGTTTCGAGCAGGTGGTCCTCGTCGGCCTTCTTGTACTCGTTGTACTTCGGCAGACCGGCGTTGTACTCGGCCATCCAGTTGTTGGCGAAGGTGCCGTCCTGGATCTCGGCGAGCACCTTCTTCATCTCGGCCTTGGTCTGGTCGGTGATGATGCGGGGGCCGGTGATGTAGTCGCCCCACTCGGCGGTCTCGGAGATCGACCAGCGCATCTTCTCCAGGCCGCCCTCGTACATGAGGTCCACGATCAGCTTCAGCTCGTGGAGGCACTCGAAGTACGCGATCTCGGGCTGGTAGCCCGCCTCGACCAGGGTCTCGAAGCCGGCCTTGACCAGCGCCGAGGCGCCACCGGCGAGCACGGCCTGCTCACCGAACAGGTCGGTCTCGGTCTCCTCGGTGAAGGTGGTCTTGATGACGCCGGCGCGGGTGCCGCCGATGCCCTTGGCGTACGACAGCGTCAGCGCGAAGGCATTGCCGGACGCGTCCTGCTCGACGGCCGCGATGCACGGCACGCCGCGGCCCTCTTCGTACTGGCGGCGCACGAGGTGGCCCGGGCCCTTGGGGGCGACCATGCACACGTCGACATTGGCCGGGGCCTTGATGAAGCCGAAGCGAACGTTCAGACCGTGACCGAAGAACAGCGCGTCGCCGTCCTTGAGGTGGTCCTTGATGGACTCCTCGTAGACCTTGGCCTGGATCGGGTCCGGCACCAGGATCATGATGACGTCGGCCTCGGCCGCCGCCTCGGCCGGCGTCACCACACGCAGGCCCTGCTCCTCTGCCTTGGCCTTCGACTTGGAGCCCTCGTGCAGACCGACCCGCACATCGACACCCGAGTCACGCAGCGACAGTGCATGGGCGTGGCCCTGGCTGCCGTAGCCGATGACCGCGACCTTGCGGTTCTGGATGATGGACAGGTCGGCATCGTCGTCATAGAACAGCTCGGCCACGGGTCTCTCCTTGGATCTAGCGGGTGCCCACACAGTACGTCGGGCGGGGTGGGGAAGGGCTATGGGTCTCGCCATGCGGTCCATCTGCACCGCGGCGGGGTCAGGCCGTACGGTCCAGTGCGCGCAGCGAGCGGTCGGTGATGGACCGGGCGCCACGGCCTATGGCGATGGTCCCGGACTGCACCAGTTCCTTGATGCCGTACGGCTCCAGCATCTTGAGCATCGCCTCCAGCTTTTCACTGGATCCGGTGGCCTCGATCGTGACGGCCTCGGGCGAGACGTCGACGGTCTTGGCACGGAAGAGCTGGACGATCTCGACGATCTGCGAGCGGGTCTCGTTGTCGGCGCGGACCTTGACCAGGACCAGTTCGCGCTGGATGGCGGCGCCGGGCTCCAGCTCGACGATCTTCAGGACGTTGACGAGCTTGTTGAGCTGCTTGGTGACCTGCTCCAGCGGCAGCGACTCGACGCTGACCACGATGGTGATACGGGAGATGTCGGGGTGCTCGGTGACCCCGACCGCGAGGGAGTCGATATTGAAGCCGCGGCGGGAGAACAGGGCGGCGATCCGGGCGAGGATGCCGGGGGTGTTCTCCACCAGGACGGAGAGCGTGTGCTTGGACATGGTCTTCTCTCTTCTTCCGTGCGTCCGTGTCGTCCTGGGCTCAGTCTTCGTCGTTGTCGCCGAAGTCGGGACGCACGCCGCGGGCGGCCATGACCTCGTCGTTGGAGGTGCCGGCGGCGACCATCGGCCACACCTGGGCGTCCTCGTGGACGATGAAGTCGATCACGACCGGGCGGTCGTTGATGGCGTTGGCCTTGGCGATGACCGCGTCCAGCTCCGCCGGGTCCTCACAGCGCATCGCGACACAGCCCATGGCCTCGGAGAGCTTCACGAAGTCCGGGACGCGGGTGCCGCCGCTGGCCTTGCCCGCCGTCACCAGGCCGTTGGCCTCGGGGCCGGAGTGCAGCACGGTGTTGGAGTAGCGCTGGTTGTAGAACAGGGTCTGCCACTGGCGGACCATGCCCAGCGCGCCGTTGTTGATGATCGCGACCTTGATCGGGATGTTGTTCAGCGCGCAGGTGACCAGTTCCTGATTGGTCATCTGGAAGCAGCCGTCGCCGTCGATCGCCCAGACCACACGGTCCGGCTGCCCGGCC contains these protein-coding regions:
- a CDS encoding PRC-barrel domain-containing protein: MNAPLGDAPQSLTGLHVVDAEGTKVGKVQQVYRDDATNEPEWVTVRTGLFGMKETFIPLAGAQRSGDELHVPHAKATIKAAPRIDANGHLDPSEEAELYRHYGMTRPGGGGDEGDEPQ
- the serA gene encoding phosphoglycerate dehydrogenase, with amino-acid sequence MSSKPVVLIAEELSPATVDALGPDFEIRHCNGADRAELLPAIADVDAVLVRSATKIDAEAIAAARKLRVVARAGVGLDNVDVSAATKAGVMVVNAPTSNIVTAAELACGLLVATARNIPQANTALKNGEWKRSKYTGVELSEKTLGVVGLGRIGVLVAQRMSAFGMKVVAYDPYVQPARAAQMGVKLLTLDELLQVSDFITVHLPKTPETVGLIGNEALHKVKPSVRIVNAARGGIVDEAALASALKEGRVAGAGLDVYAVEPCTDSPLFEFDQVVATPHLGASTGEAQEKAGIAVARSVRLALAGELVPDAVNVQGGVIAEDVKPGLPLAERLGRIFTALAGEVAMRLDVEVYGEITQHDVKVLELSALKGVFEDVVDETVSYVNAPLFAQERGVEVRLTTSSESPEHRNVVTVRGTLAGGDEVSISGTLAGHKNIQKIVAVGEHSVDLSLADHMAFLRYSDRPGVVGTVGKILGEAGINIGNMQVSRADVGGEALVALTVDDTIPPNVLSEIAEEIGATSVRAVNLGD
- the ilvC gene encoding ketol-acid reductoisomerase; translation: MAELFYDDDADLSIIQNRKVAVIGYGSQGHAHALSLRDSGVDVRVGLHEGSKSKAKAEEQGLRVVTPAEAAAEADVIMILVPDPIQAKVYEESIKDHLKDGDALFFGHGLNVRFGFIKAPANVDVCMVAPKGPGHLVRRQYEEGRGVPCIAAVEQDASGNAFALTLSYAKGIGGTRAGVIKTTFTEETETDLFGEQAVLAGGASALVKAGFETLVEAGYQPEIAYFECLHELKLIVDLMYEGGLEKMRWSISETAEWGDYITGPRIITDQTKAEMKKVLAEIQDGTFANNWMAEYNAGLPKYNEYKKADEDHLLETTGKKLRKLMSWVDDEA
- the ilvN gene encoding acetolactate synthase small subunit; its protein translation is MSKHTLSVLVENTPGILARIAALFSRRGFNIDSLAVGVTEHPDISRITIVVSVESLPLEQVTKQLNKLVNVLKIVELEPGAAIQRELVLVKVRADNETRSQIVEIVQLFRAKTVDVSPEAVTIEATGSSEKLEAMLKMLEPYGIKELVQSGTIAIGRGARSITDRSLRALDRTA